The following are from one region of the Penaeus vannamei isolate JL-2024 chromosome 28, ASM4276789v1, whole genome shotgun sequence genome:
- the LOC113827237 gene encoding neuropeptide-like protein 31, with protein sequence MILSFTYTWLVALATLMVVSQCENLIGYGYGGPHSIGHGLYGGYGSLYRGYAGYRSGYGSGFVGRRHGFGGGYGGYRGYTGHGGYGGYGGYGTAKSSVSFNLGGPRGIYGGPYGYGK encoded by the coding sequence attCTTTCTTTCACGTACACCTGGCTGGTGGCCTTGGCAACCCTCATGGTTGTGAGCCAGTGTGAGAACCTCATTGGATATGGCTACGGAGGTCCTCATAGCATTGGACATGGCCTTTACGGAGGCTACGGCAGTCTGTACCGTGGATATGCTGGCTACAGAAGCGGCTATGGAAGCGGATTTGTGGGGAGAAGACATGGATTCGGAGGCGGGTACGGTGGATACAGGGGATACACAGGGCACGGCGGGTATGGCGGGTACGGCGGGTATGGAACTGCCAAGAGCTCCGTTTCGTTTAACCTCGGTGGACCTCGGGGTATTTACGGTGGTCCTTATGGGTATGGAAAGTGA